From the Ignavibacteria bacterium genome, the window AGAACGCCCAAGAACTCCTCGAGATCCGCATCTCGCGCATACAGACCATTCTCGGCAAAGCCCAGGTCATCAGCGCCAGTGACTTCCCGGACGACAAGGTCTACATTTTGAGTCGGGTTACCCTCCTCAACAAAAAGACCAAACGCGAGATCGAATACCTCCTCGTATCCCCAGAAGAAGCCGACTTCGAAAAGGCCAAACTCTCCGTAACCAGCCCCCTCGGAAAAGCCCTCCTCGGCAAGGTTGTTGGTGACATCATCGAGACCAAGGTCCCGGCCGGTGTGATCCAGTATGAGGTGTTGAAGATCGGGAAATGACGTTATGACTTTTATGACGGTATGACAATCATGACGGTATGACGAAATGACGTCATGCCGAGCTGTGCGCCAAGCAAGAACTCTCCCCCCGTCCCCCTCCCTCACGCTTCGCTAGGGAGGGGGTGCCAGTACGTGTAGTCGGTCATAGTCCTTTATGCCCGTCATACTTGCAATGACTGATGCTAGTTTGCAGCCGTCGAAACAGGCGGGGACTCCATGGTAGTAGGGGGTAAGGGCTCTGCTACTCGATACGCTGACAGAGAGAAAACACGCACCGAGGACTCACATGGACATGTTGTCGACGATTACATGGAGAAAATGCTTGACAGTTATTCTCTGTGCGCATGTTGGTATATGCAATTCCTTGATTGGATGCGCACCGCGTGAAAGCGAGAAAAAGGACCCGGAACTCATTGAGTCATCACAGCCACGGTCGAGCTATTACAAAAAAGACAGTACCGTCCATGAACATTTTGAGATTGAAGACAGTGGGGAAGGAACCATATCACATGTCGTCGTAGGCCACAAGTTCTTTGGCGACTCTATCTGGGTAACCATGAACGGGTCGGGTTTCGGGATCAGTGATGTGCGTGGTTACGATACTGCATATATTCTCAAGAATACGATGCTCGTTGTTGAGGGTATACGGCCTCGATCAAGTGCAGCAGTTATTCGGGTCACGTATCTGTTCCGAGTTCTGAACGGAAAGCTTGTCCACAGCTCAATTCTTGAACGTCATGTAGAAGTGCTTGAGTTTTGGACGGGGACTTCCGAGTTTCGAGCTGGAGATATACGTGTTGGTCAGATGACATACGGAGGATTTACATCCGATCTAACGATTTCGAAAGACTTGAGAACAATTCGGATACGGTACGTAGATACGAACTATCGTGTGAAAGAGGTAGGTGCGATACCACTTATCCGTCGCAGTAAATACAAACTGACGTACGATGAGAAAACCGGCGTCTACTTTACATCGATCCGTTCAGCGGAAGCGTTGCAACCGATGGAAGATGGTGAAGGTGAACGTCTTCAATCAGATTTACTACCTAGAATGCAATATCTCGGAATGCATCGCCAGTATGCATATTATGGCTTGCGATGGTATGAAAAATGGTTCAGAGGCAAGTGGAGTCAGGTATCCCGAGTTCAGGTCATACCCTAAGCATATGACGCGTTGGCAAATGACTCAATGACGTCCCCCTCGATCCTCCCTTCGGCAGGACAGGCTCCGCTCGGGGTGAGAATCGTGAGTTGAAGTAGTGACAGTTGTGACGATTTGACGGTTAACTTGTGTGACAGGCTTTCCCCAACTAGCCCAAGCGTTCCGATGATCGTGACACGAAATGCCTAGCCCCTTTACCAGCACAGAAGCAATGTGCACTCAGCTGCCTTTGTTGCGACTAGCCCTGCTCGCAGTTGTTGGAATATTGTGCCAGATAACGACGATGGCGCAGTGGCAGCGTGCAGTGATCGTACGCCCGCAGTATCTGGATATCACGGAGATCCACATTGCAAATCCTACGGCTGTGTTTGCTGCGGGGGTTCGTGGTGATACTCTCGTTATTGCCCGTTCTTCTGACCGTGGTGCATCGTTCGCAATTGCCTACGAAGCGCCAGCGGACGGGGACGGAAGTGGCATTCAGACCATTGCTAGTGTCAATGACTCAATGCTTTTCGCATGTGGAGGCAATGTGTTCATTGCCTCACGTGATACTGGAAGGAGCTGGTCCGACGCTTCACCGCTCTTACCCGATTCAATACTGTCGCGATTAGGCACACAGTACAAATTGACTTCATCTGCATCATATCGGGGCGAATACACGGTCATTTCTGGTTACGTAGATGAAACCGAGTCGGTCTTTATCAAGTACTTTCCACGCACGGGTTCCTGGCAGTTGATTGATTCGCAACTCGCTTTTGACGGAATGACAGCACCGGGTGAAAATGTTGTTTACGCCCATGTGTGGGATCGAGACATCTTCAAGAGCACCGATTCAGGAACTACGTATTCTGACATTACGAAATACCCATTCGATAGAGCTTTCGATATTTGTTTCCTTGATACTCTTATTGGAAAAGCAGCTGGCGGTTTGTTGCATTCAACTAGTGATGGAGGATCGACGTGGTCAAGTAAGGACGTGTGCAGGTTCGGTTGTTCATCCGTCGTGTTCGTCGACACATTGTACGGCTGGACTAGTGGTAGCAAAGCGCTACATCGTACAACCGATGGAGGCCTGACATGGCAGGATCAATCTAGCTTCATTGATACTCGTCCTGAGGCTGCGAATCTGTGGAGAGCTACGCACTTGGCCGCTATTGACTCAAACAATGCGATCTTTGGTGGTAGTTACGGTCTTTGGGTAACCTTCAATGGAGGGGTAGGCACAACATCCGTAGATCCGAGCGGTGATCTAACGCACCTTAAAGGCCTACAACTCTCGCCGAATCCTGCCATTGACGACATTACAATAACAACACCAACGGCTTCCACTGGTCGTGTACTGATCGTTGATCAAGCAGGGCGTACTGTTTATGAACGTGTTGTAGAGTCCGCAAGTTCTAATGTTCATACGCTCCGAGTTTCAACTGATCAATTCCAGCGCGGCGTCTATCTGGTGCTGTTCCAATCCGCCGATGGAGTTGTGGCTGAGAAACTCCTTGTCTCGTGGTGAGGTGGGGGAGTAAGAAGAGACGTGGGACCTCGGGAAGAAATGACGCCCCTCGATCCTCCCTTCGGCAGGACAGGCTCCGCTCGGGGTGACGAACGCCTCTTCGCCCCTTCGCCCTTTCGCCTCTTAGCCCCTTCGCCCCTTCGCCCCTTCGCCCTTTCGCCCTTTCGCCCCTTCGCCCATTCGCCCCTTCGCCCCTTCGCCCTTTCGCCCCTTCGCCCTGCCCCTACGGCATGCCGCGTCGTACCCACGTCTTCAACAGCTCCACCTCTCGTTCGCTTACGCGGGTTCGTCCCGGTGGCATGGGGACGTAGCCATCTTCGTGTTCTATGGTTTGCATGAAGTGACCGTTGATGATCTCGTCCTTCACACGTGCGTGGGTTGTGAGGATGGGGCCGCTGCCGCTCACTTGTTTGATGTGACATCCAACGCAGTAGAGATCAACGATCCTCTTGATGGAAGTTGTGTACGTTACTGTTGTTGTGTCGAGCGGGGATGTGCAGGCGCTGACAGAAGCCCCTTGATCGATCCATTGCGAGATGGTGTTGATGGTCTGTGAATCAAATGCAGGCCATGGTGGGAGGGGGCATGCGTACGGTGAGATCGGTTGAGGTGAGGAGCTTGATGAGTCGGCTCTGGGCGGGATCTCCGGGGACAACGATGCCCGGACGTTGCAATACATCACCGGCGGGGTCGGCTTCGTCGTGACATCCGCTCTTTGCACAGCCGGCATCGATCACGGGCTGTACCTGGGTGGTAAAACAGACGTCTGTGGTTGGTGGCGGCGCACTCGTATCTTCACATGCAACGATGAGGAGGCAGAGAAGAAGAGGGAGTGATCGTTGAATTGCGGACATCTGTGTCTCAAAAATCGCACCTATCGTATCTTCGAACAACAGAATTCGACGGAGCGCACGTGAAGACCCTTCTTGTTGGTATGGCGGTGATGTTCGCAGTGGCCCAATCCTGGGCACAAACACCGCCCCACGTATGGCGTCCGCTCATGCCCGGACTTGCCTATACCATCCGCATCAACCCGCTCGATAAGAACAAACTCTACGTTGGCAATTGGTCGAACCAGCTCTATCGATCCTTTGATCAGGGTCGCACGTGGACGATCTCCGTTCTTGGTGATCTTGATGCCGGCAACCACCTCACAACGGTTCATGTGTGCAGAGCCGATACCAATGTGATCTTGGTAGGGGGCTATGTGATGGACGGAGTGATGCGTTCGGCGGATGGAGGACGGACATGGACGCGGGTGTTGGCCGATAGTATGAACCGACGTATCTGGTTCATCAGCGAAGCCATCGTTGACGATCCGAATAACGTGACAACACTCTATGCCGTGCGTGGATCAACGATCAATGAAGTGTACAGGAGTCAGGACTGCGGAGAGACATGGGAGGTGATGGGTGTAGTGCCAAACACCATGACCACGAAACTGCACACCGTTGCTATCCGACGTGACAGTTCAAACATCCTCTTTGCCGGATGTCAGTCCGGGGTGATCGTCCGCTCCGATGATTCTGGTCGATCCTGGCGTCCAGTCCCTGTCAACGACCGCTTCGATCTCTACACCCCCGACGCTGAGATCCCCAAGATCGCCTTCTCACCACGCACGCCAAACCTTGGCTATGCCATCGTTACCATCAGTGACCCAAAGAACATCAAGGGCAACGGCGGAACCTTGCGCACAACTGATGGCGGCGCATCGTGGTATCGCATCGCTCATGAAGACACCAGTCTGTGGGCCGTAGAGTTCCAACCCGTGGGAGACAGAGAAGATGTGTGGGTAGGGGGCTTTCGGACATTTACGTTGCCAACGATCATCAAAGGCGACAGCATTGTCCGTCGCAGCACCGACGGCGGAGAGACATGGCTCAACTACGACGACGTACCATGGATCCCCGATGAGTTCGGCGATGTCTCCGCAAACATCTGGGTCATCAAACACGACTCGCTGTCAGGCCGCATGTACCTCTGCACCGAGTCGGGCCTCTTCCTCCTTGACGACGCCACCTCCGTATCGCCCCCTTCCGGAAATGATATGGGGCTTGACGTGCTCCCCACCGATGCCGGCATCCACGTCCGCCTCCGAGACGGCCGCGACTGCGACGTAGACGTCTACACCTACACCGGCGAACACATCGCATCATCTACTCGCGCATGTGATCATCACATCGCGATCCCTCAGCGTGCAAGCTCCCGCTATCTCCTCATCCGCGTGATCCCCGTAACGGGCGAGGCGTTGTATAGGGTGTGGAGGCGGTAGCGTCATGCCGAGCGAAGCGTCATGCCGAGCGTAGTCGAGGCACAGCGTCATGCCGAGCTACGCGCCACGCAAGAACTCTCCCCCCGTCCCCCTCCCTCACGCTTCGCTAGGGAGGGGGTGCCGGTGCGTAAACTGTCATTAGTCATTTGTCATTAGTCATTGAGACACAGCGTCATTAGAGTAAATGATCGATCTCGGCATAGATGAGATCGAGGAGTCGTTCACATATAGCGTCGAGATCAGTTAACACATCTGCGTTGCTGACTCTCACTGTGCAATAGCCGTGGGCAGCCAACTGAAAGTCGCGTTCGTCATCGCGCTCTTGCTGAATGGGAGAATGATGGGCTTCGCCATCAACTTCAATGATCAAACGAAGCTCATGACAATAAAAGTCAGCGATCGAATCGCGGACCACATGCTGGCGTAGAAATTTAAAGCCACCAAGTCTCCGAGCGCGCAGCCTCTCCCAAAGCATCCGTTCGGCAGGCGTCATCTTCTTACGCATCTGCCGTGCGATCTTGATCATGTCGATCTGTTCGTAGGGGTTCCTCATACCCGCTACGTGCTTCCCAGCGATCACAACGTGACATTCATTGCACTACAACAGCGCTCGCGAAACACTCACAATAGGCAACGGCACCCCCTCTCTAGCGAAGCGTGAGAGAGGGGGCAGGGGGGTGAGTTCTTGATATCCCTAGCGAAGCGTGAAAGAGGGGGCAGGGGGGGTGAGTTCTTGACTAACGTCGGGCTTTAGCCCGATGTTGTGAGCCCCCTCGACTCCCATGCACGTATATTTCGGGCGAGGCATGGCCTCGCCCTTACTAACTGGTGCATCTATGAAGACACTCCTCCTCCTTCTCGCCATCACTACCTCTCTTTGCGCTCAGGTGCCGCAGGCCGGACTGAAGATGTGGCTGCGTGCTGACTCCTTAGTAACGCAGAACGCGCAGGGTCAGCTCGTGTCGTGGAAGAACATCGTTGATGGCAGAGCGGCGTTTGTACCCGAGGGTTCGTCCGCTGTTACAACGGCTCCGTTGAATGGTCGTGCATCAATGGTGCTTGATGGAGCGGGGTATATGGAAGCCCCTTCCCTCATGCCTGTTGGCAAGGACTATACGGTGGTTGTGGTTCTGCAAGTGAACAACATTGGTGCAACGAATAACATCGTGTCGGGCAATGACCGTGCGTTCTGGCTTGGCAGCTCTGCCTTTCCGCGGATGTTGCATGCAGGCAATTTCTCACAACAAGCGGTGAGTAGTGTTGGAGTGAATGGTCCATCAATCGTGCGTGTGCGGTTTGATACGGAATCGGGTGTAGCTCGTATCGCAGTGAACAATGAACAAGGGGCGGCCGATCCTATCCCACAAAACATGGATAGTGTGATCTTCCTTGGTGCGTTTCAGCGCGGGAATTTCTATAGTGGACAGATCGCCGAGGTGCTTGTGTATGATAGAGAGGTGGAGGGGGCTGACCTGCTTGCACTTGATACGTACCTGCATGCGCGGTATGCAATTGCACGCACGCCCGACCCATTGCCGCCAACGATCGTCTTTGATGCTGTGCCGCAGAATATGATGTTGGCGAGATGTGGAGATTCGTTGTTTGTTGCCGGACGTGTTGCTGCTGCTCGTGTGAAGAATGTTGCGGTGACGGTCGACACCAATGGTGTTGATGTAGTATCACAAAGCTTCTTTGACCTTGCCGTCAATGCAACGTTCCGTGTGGGCTTTGTTGTTGAGTCGGGCGCACACTTGTACAATGTTGTCGTCACAGCCGATACCGGCGGCGTTGAGCTCGACACCGTCATCAACAACCGCAACATCACGTGCGGTGAAGTGATCGCCATCACCGGACAATCCAATTCGATCTTTGGTGCGGCCGGGATAGCCCCCTCACCATTCTCTCGTACCTATGGCGGCAACTTCTCATCGCAGCGAGCCGATACATTATACAAGGCAAGCTCTGCAGAAGGCACCGGTGGCGGAGCAAATGTTGGCGGGTGGGGACTGTACATGCAGAATGCCATCATTGAGAAGATGGGAACGCCGACGATGGTGATCAATGGTGGGGTAGGGGGCACGTCAATCCAGCAACATCTGCCCGACCCAAACAACCGACTCAACCTTTCCACGATCTACGGCAGTTGGTTGTATCGTGTGATACAGAGCGGAAGCAAGGATCGCATCCGGTGGTTGTTCTGGTATCAGGGTGAATCGAACAGTGGTGCTGATGACTACACCGCATTGTTCGATCAACTGCGCAATGCGTGGTTGGAGGATCTGCCCAATCTGCAGCATATCGTGGTTGTGCAGATACGTCCGGGATGTGGTGGGGACGGACATCAAAAACTCCGCGACTCCCAGCGCAAGCTCGAAGACCGTCACCCAGAGGTTGTTGTCCACGCCGCCGCCGGCCTCCCCTTCCACGATGGTTGTCACTACAGCGCCGACGGATACTTCACACT encodes:
- the greA gene encoding transcription elongation factor GreA, with protein sequence MASESVYVTKEFFHELQAEVHELKTVGRRDIAQKIADARAHGDLSENADYDAAKNAQELLEIRISRIQTILGKAQVISASDFPDDKVYILSRVTLLNKKTKREIEYLLVSPEEADFEKAKLSVTSPLGKALLGKVVGDIIETKVPAGVIQYEVLKIGK
- a CDS encoding T9SS type A sorting domain-containing protein produces the protein MPSPFTSTEAMCTQLPLLRLALLAVVGILCQITTMAQWQRAVIVRPQYLDITEIHIANPTAVFAAGVRGDTLVIARSSDRGASFAIAYEAPADGDGSGIQTIASVNDSMLFACGGNVFIASRDTGRSWSDASPLLPDSILSRLGTQYKLTSSASYRGEYTVISGYVDETESVFIKYFPRTGSWQLIDSQLAFDGMTAPGENVVYAHVWDRDIFKSTDSGTTYSDITKYPFDRAFDICFLDTLIGKAAGGLLHSTSDGGSTWSSKDVCRFGCSSVVFVDTLYGWTSGSKALHRTTDGGLTWQDQSSFIDTRPEAANLWRATHLAAIDSNNAIFGGSYGLWVTFNGGVGTTSVDPSGDLTHLKGLQLSPNPAIDDITITTPTASTGRVLIVDQAGRTVYERVVESASSNVHTLRVSTDQFQRGVYLVLFQSADGVVAEKLLVSW
- a CDS encoding cytochrome c; protein product: MSPEIPPRADSSSSSPQPISPYACPLPPWPAFDSQTINTISQWIDQGASVSACTSPLDTTTVTYTTSIKRIVDLYCVGCHIKQVSGSGPILTTHARVKDEIINGHFMQTIEHEDGYVPMPPGRTRVSEREVELLKTWVRRGMP
- a CDS encoding endonuclease domain-containing protein; its protein translation is MRNPYEQIDMIKIARQMRKKMTPAERMLWERLRARRLGGFKFLRQHVVRDSIADFYCHELRLIIEVDGEAHHSPIQQERDDERDFQLAAHGYCTVRVSNADVLTDLDAICERLLDLIYAEIDHLL